From a single Ailuropoda melanoleuca isolate Jingjing chromosome 12, ASM200744v2, whole genome shotgun sequence genomic region:
- the TMEM86B gene encoding lysoplasmalogenase isoform X2 — translation MDAWEEGLPGKPYFSAQLRLCRWLSPFFLTCAVYFLWIPQDRPSWVGALFKCLPVVCLVGSLQAVRWGRGYRALLQGALLCSAVGDACLIWPDAFLYGVAAFTAAHLLYLWAFGLAPLRPGLLLPIALVSGPYYGTLLLHLPAGMVPALVTYSLVLAAMLWRGLARGGSVRWGALLFTLSDMLLAWDTFVQPLPHARLLVMTTYYAAQLLITLSAFPSPRLKAS, via the exons ATGGACGCCTGGGAAGAGGGTCTGCCTGGAAAGCCTTACTTCTCAGCCCAA CTGCGTCTGTGCCGGTGGTTGAGCCCCTTCTTCCTCACCTGTGCCGTCTACTTCCTCTGGATCCCGCAAGACCGGCCATCCTGGGTCGGTGCCCTCTTCAAGTGCCTGCCGGTGGTGTGCCTGGTGGGGTCCCTGCAGGCCGTGCGCTGGGGCAGAGGCTACCGCGCGCTCCTGCAGGGGGCCCTTCTGTGCTCGGCTGTGGGGGACGCCTGCCTCATCTGGCCTGACGCCTTCCTCTATG GCGTGGCTGCCTTCACCGCGGCCCACCTGCTCTACCTCTGGGCCTTCGGCCTCGCTCCCCTGCGGCCAGGTCTCCTGCTGCCCATCGCCCTGGTCTCTGGGCCGTATTACGGCACCCTGCTGCTCCACCTCCCAGCTGGCATGGTCCCGGCCCTGGTGACCTACTCCCTGGTCCTGGCCGCCATGCTGTGGCGTGGCCTGGCCAGGGGCGGGAGCGTCCGCTGGGGGGCCCTGCTCTTCACGCTCTCGGACATGCTGCTGGCCTGGGACACCTTCGTCCAGCCACTGCCCCACGCCCGCCTGCTGGTCATGACCACCTACTATGCGGCACAGCTGCTCATCACCCTGTCAGCCTTCCCGAGCCCCAGGCTCAAGGCCAGCTGA
- the TMEM86B gene encoding lysoplasmalogenase isoform X1: MDAWEEGLPGKPYFSAQQLRLCRWLSPFFLTCAVYFLWIPQDRPSWVGALFKCLPVVCLVGSLQAVRWGRGYRALLQGALLCSAVGDACLIWPDAFLYGVAAFTAAHLLYLWAFGLAPLRPGLLLPIALVSGPYYGTLLLHLPAGMVPALVTYSLVLAAMLWRGLARGGSVRWGALLFTLSDMLLAWDTFVQPLPHARLLVMTTYYAAQLLITLSAFPSPRLKAS, translated from the exons ATGGACGCCTGGGAAGAGGGTCTGCCTGGAAAGCCTTACTTCTCAGCCCAA CAGCTGCGTCTGTGCCGGTGGTTGAGCCCCTTCTTCCTCACCTGTGCCGTCTACTTCCTCTGGATCCCGCAAGACCGGCCATCCTGGGTCGGTGCCCTCTTCAAGTGCCTGCCGGTGGTGTGCCTGGTGGGGTCCCTGCAGGCCGTGCGCTGGGGCAGAGGCTACCGCGCGCTCCTGCAGGGGGCCCTTCTGTGCTCGGCTGTGGGGGACGCCTGCCTCATCTGGCCTGACGCCTTCCTCTATG GCGTGGCTGCCTTCACCGCGGCCCACCTGCTCTACCTCTGGGCCTTCGGCCTCGCTCCCCTGCGGCCAGGTCTCCTGCTGCCCATCGCCCTGGTCTCTGGGCCGTATTACGGCACCCTGCTGCTCCACCTCCCAGCTGGCATGGTCCCGGCCCTGGTGACCTACTCCCTGGTCCTGGCCGCCATGCTGTGGCGTGGCCTGGCCAGGGGCGGGAGCGTCCGCTGGGGGGCCCTGCTCTTCACGCTCTCGGACATGCTGCTGGCCTGGGACACCTTCGTCCAGCCACTGCCCCACGCCCGCCTGCTGGTCATGACCACCTACTATGCGGCACAGCTGCTCATCACCCTGTCAGCCTTCCCGAGCCCCAGGCTCAAGGCCAGCTGA